The proteins below are encoded in one region of Spirochaetae bacterium HGW-Spirochaetae-1:
- a CDS encoding cold-shock protein — translation MKQGVVKWFNESKGFGFITKDDGGDIFVHHTGIIGEGFKTLHEGDKVEFDTEETQKGPRAISVKKI, via the coding sequence ATGAAACAGGGTGTTGTTAAGTGGTTCAATGAAAGCAAAGGCTTCGGCTTCATTACTAAAGATGACGGCGGTGATATTTTCGTCCACCATACAGGAATAATCGGCGAAGGATTCAAAACGCTTCACGAAGGCGATAAAGTTGAATTCGATACGGAAGAAACTCAGAAAGGACCCCGTGCTATTTCTGTAAAAAAAATCTAA
- a CDS encoding D,D-heptose 1,7-bisphosphate phosphatase, which produces MKRGLFFDKDGVLTIDKGVGKNIFEMELYPASADTIAYFRNLGFQIFVITNQPVVARGIISEEKLLAYFETLKQELLKKNLSSIIDRIYYCPHHPSANLEKYRIRCECRKPKPGMLISASREFDIDLTRSYMIGDRITDIVAGSAAGCKTVQCLTGRHEDPLIETDMVFNRGIEPDHRILNLEELKQIIQ; this is translated from the coding sequence ATGAAACGGGGATTGTTTTTTGATAAAGATGGTGTATTGACCATTGATAAAGGTGTTGGAAAAAACATTTTTGAAATGGAGTTATATCCTGCATCAGCGGATACTATCGCCTATTTCCGAAATCTCGGTTTCCAGATATTCGTAATTACGAATCAACCGGTTGTAGCGCGAGGGATCATCAGTGAAGAAAAGTTGCTGGCATATTTCGAAACCTTAAAGCAAGAACTGCTGAAGAAAAATTTATCGTCAATTATTGACAGGATATACTACTGCCCACACCATCCTTCGGCAAACCTTGAAAAGTACCGAATCCGGTGTGAATGCCGAAAACCGAAGCCGGGAATGCTGATCAGTGCATCCAGAGAATTCGACATCGATTTAACCAGGAGTTACATGATAGGTGACAGAATCACTGATATTGTCGCAGGATCGGCAGCAGGGTGCAAGACAGTACAATGTCTTACCGGTCGGCATGAAGATCCTCTAATCGAAACAGATATGGTATTTAACAGGGGAATTGAACCGGACCATAGAATCCTGAATCTTGAGGAATTGAAACAAATAATACAATGA